A genome region from Cyprinus carpio isolate SPL01 chromosome B23, ASM1834038v1, whole genome shotgun sequence includes the following:
- the LOC109067418 gene encoding troponin I, slow skeletal muscle-like, with protein MPEQGQERKSKISASRKLMLKSLMVAKAKEELDQEVLDKEEEKQRYLMEKVPPLQTQGMSFAELQELCQELHAKIDVVDEERYDIEAKVLLNKREVKDLNIKVLDLRGKFKRPTLRRVRVSADAILRSLLGSKHKVSMDLRANLKSVKKEDTEKKRPVEDSDWRKNVEAMSGMEGRKKMFDAAKGPTQ; from the exons ATGCCTGAACAAGG GCAAGAG AGGAAGTCCAAGATCTCAGCCTCAAGAAAGCTTATGCTAAAG AGTCTGATGGTGGCCAAAGCCAAGGAGGAGCTGGATCAGGAGGTGTTGGATAAAGAGGAGGAGAAGCAGAGGTATCTGATGGAGAAAGTTCCTCCTCTGCAGACACAGGGCATGTCATTCGCTGAGCTTCAG GAACTCTGTCAAGAACTTCATGCTAAGATTGATGTGGTGGATGAGGAGCGCTATGATATTGAAGCCAAAGTCTTACTGAATAAGCGTGAG GTCAAAGACCTGAACATTAAGGTTCTGGACCTGAGGGGGAAGTTCAAGCGTCCCACCCTGAGGAGGGTGAGGGTTTCAGCAGACGCCATCCTCCGATCTCTCCTAGGCTCAAAGCACAAAGTCTCAATGGACCTACGAGCCAACCtcaaatctgtgaagaaagaGGATACTGAGAAG AAGAGGCCAGTTGAGGACAGCGACTGGAGGAAGAATGTGGAGGCCATGTCTGGTATGGAAGGAAGAAAGAAGATGTTTGATGCCGCAAAAGGCCCCACCCAGTGA